One genomic window of Leptospira saintgironsiae includes the following:
- a CDS encoding PilZ domain-containing protein, producing the protein MSEPGQKPRSPRFYPRDFDEYIVQVDSGLITLEGKLGNISESGICILMSGEDLPGSIPIEGSVIERRTGKRLEFLGDVVWKIPKQVDSKRKFLYGIRFREPLELTESLILINLSLEG; encoded by the coding sequence ATGAGCGAGCCCGGTCAAAAACCTAGGAGTCCCAGATTTTATCCCAGAGATTTCGACGAGTATATCGTTCAAGTGGACTCTGGGCTCATCACGTTAGAAGGTAAGCTCGGCAATATTTCCGAATCTGGTATTTGTATATTAATGAGCGGAGAAGATCTACCAGGCTCCATTCCGATCGAAGGTTCAGTCATAGAAAGAAGAACTGGCAAACGTTTAGAATTTTTAGGCGATGTAGTTTGGAAAATCCCAAAGCAAGTAGACTCAAAACGAAAGTTCTTATACGGAATACGTTTCAGAGAGCCTTTAGAACTCACAGAATCTCTTATACTCATTAATCTTTCCTTAGAAGGTTAA
- a CDS encoding RNA polymerase sigma factor has product MIETDNPHRKQTVREKEIQLLKRIKEGDDKAYIELTGPYRERLYRKAVSMVKDGDDAEDIVQDALISGYRSIRNFRAESGVYTWLYRIVVNKSKDLLAKRKRARENSMDDSEFQVTDDRISFEKKVELSDESNYLINKINELEDIYKEVIELRYFEEMSYSQIAEILGTNIGTVKSRLFKAKEFLKHLIMKDGKSEGFFR; this is encoded by the coding sequence ATGATCGAAACCGATAATCCTCATCGCAAACAAACCGTAAGAGAAAAAGAAATCCAACTTCTAAAACGGATCAAAGAAGGGGACGACAAGGCTTACATAGAGCTGACTGGCCCTTATAGGGAAAGATTGTACAGAAAAGCTGTCTCCATGGTAAAAGATGGGGATGACGCAGAGGATATCGTCCAAGACGCACTGATCTCAGGGTATCGCTCCATACGCAATTTTAGGGCAGAATCCGGGGTTTATACCTGGCTTTACCGTATCGTGGTCAATAAATCCAAGGACCTTCTGGCCAAAAGAAAGAGGGCCAGGGAGAATTCCATGGACGATTCGGAGTTCCAGGTCACTGACGATCGTATCAGCTTCGAAAAAAAAGTAGAACTTTCCGACGAGAGTAACTATCTAATCAACAAAATCAACGAACTCGAGGATATATACAAAGAAGTCATCGAGCTCCGGTATTTCGAGGAAATGTCCTATTCACAAATAGCAGAGATCCTCGGAACAAATATCGGAACAGTCAAAAGCCGGCTCTTTAAGGCAAAGGAATTTTTGAAACATCTGATTATGAAAGATGGGAAGAGCGAAGGCTTTTTTAGGTAG
- a CDS encoding LIMLP_12425 family protein: MEKQTSKQQGTKFGFSSIFQKEDPDHVKLENSLVRAVSELRTEQMKDISLSKDFNLRLENLLKDVRFDEETSWSKFSRGFVWNRSFQYSLSAALAILVLAVTVGRFSSSNETSLAERSGTLTVGEDREFVDLPSSARVDVDLNSRHLLEISKNPQASKTLGSLEQYFIEKGDYRTAQEIRHVLESATK, from the coding sequence ATGGAAAAACAAACAAGTAAACAACAGGGCACGAAGTTCGGCTTCTCTTCAATTTTTCAGAAAGAAGATCCGGATCATGTTAAATTAGAAAACTCTCTGGTTCGAGCAGTCTCCGAACTGCGAACGGAACAGATGAAGGATATCAGCCTCTCCAAGGACTTCAATCTTAGATTAGAAAATCTACTCAAAGATGTCCGCTTCGACGAAGAAACTTCTTGGTCCAAGTTCTCCCGCGGTTTTGTCTGGAACCGTTCTTTCCAATACTCACTCAGCGCAGCTCTAGCAATCTTAGTTCTCGCAGTTACAGTAGGTCGTTTTTCTTCTTCTAACGAAACAAGTTTAGCAGAAAGATCAGGGACTCTTACAGTAGGCGAAGACCGCGAATTCGTGGATCTTCCTTCTTCTGCAAGAGTAGATGTGGATCTGAATTCACGTCATCTACTTGAGATTTCCAAAAATCCCCAAGCTTCTAAAACTTTAGGTTCTTTAGAGCAATACTTTATTGAAAAGGGTGATTATAGAACTGCTCAAGAAATCCGCCACGTTCTGGAATCAGCTACCAAATAA